A section of the Candidatus Desulfatibia profunda genome encodes:
- the ilvB gene encoding biosynthetic-type acetolactate synthase large subunit → MKLTGAQIMMKVLKEEGIDTIFGYPGGAVIDIYDELAKTDIRHVLVRQEACAVHAADGYARAGARVGVCLVTSGPGATNTVSGIASAYMDSIPVVIFTGQVPTHLIGNDAFQEVDTVGITRPCTKHNYLVKRTEDLARIIKEAFYLASSGRPGPVLIDIPKDVGVNAIDYKPPKQTKLKSYNPTYSPNIKQLHKVVALIKNAKNPVIMAGGGVILSKASEELTELARKTQIPVTHTLMGLGGFPGTDPLFLGMIGMHGTYRANMSTGECDLLMGIGVRFDDRVTGRTDAFAPNAKIVHIDIDPTSIRKNIPVTAPVVGDCKITLDQLNKLLDKEDLGDLKKKRKSWLDQIEHWKSTKPLAYNQKDVIKPQFVVEKLYQLTQGDAIITTEVGQNQMWAAQYYLFDKPNRFITSGGLGCMGFGLPAAIGAQLACPDKLVVDVAGDGSIQMNIQEMATAVQCGLAVKVVILNNGYLGMVRQWQQLFFDKRYSATCLDYAPDFVKLAEAYGAVGLRATKPEEVEPVLKEGLFSKNTVIMDFQVEKEECVYPMVPAGAAVTDMLLV, encoded by the coding sequence ATGAAACTGACAGGCGCACAAATCATGATGAAAGTGCTCAAGGAGGAAGGTATAGACACGATCTTCGGATATCCGGGTGGTGCCGTCATCGACATTTATGATGAACTTGCCAAAACCGATATACGGCATGTACTGGTCCGACAGGAGGCCTGCGCGGTTCATGCCGCCGATGGTTACGCCCGGGCCGGAGCACGGGTCGGGGTCTGCCTGGTAACTTCCGGACCCGGGGCAACCAACACGGTCAGCGGCATTGCATCCGCCTATATGGATTCCATCCCCGTGGTTATTTTTACCGGACAGGTTCCCACCCATCTGATCGGCAATGATGCCTTTCAGGAAGTCGACACCGTCGGCATTACCAGGCCGTGCACCAAACACAACTACCTTGTGAAACGCACCGAAGATTTGGCCAGAATCATCAAAGAAGCCTTCTATCTGGCCAGTTCCGGTCGGCCGGGGCCTGTTCTGATCGACATCCCCAAAGATGTGGGCGTCAACGCCATCGACTACAAACCCCCGAAACAAACAAAACTAAAGTCGTACAATCCGACTTACAGCCCGAACATCAAACAGTTGCACAAGGTGGTAGCGCTGATCAAGAATGCTAAAAACCCGGTGATTATGGCCGGCGGCGGCGTCATTCTTTCAAAAGCTTCCGAGGAACTTACGGAACTTGCGCGCAAAACTCAAATTCCCGTAACCCATACCCTGATGGGCCTGGGCGGATTTCCCGGTACCGATCCTCTGTTTCTCGGCATGATCGGGATGCACGGCACATACCGGGCCAACATGTCGACCGGCGAATGCGATCTTTTGATGGGCATCGGCGTGCGCTTTGATGACCGTGTTACCGGCCGGACAGATGCCTTTGCACCCAATGCCAAAATCGTGCATATTGACATTGATCCGACCTCCATCCGCAAAAATATTCCGGTTACAGCCCCTGTCGTCGGCGATTGCAAAATTACCCTTGATCAACTGAACAAGCTCCTGGACAAAGAGGATCTGGGGGATCTCAAGAAGAAGCGTAAAAGCTGGCTTGATCAAATCGAGCACTGGAAAAGCACAAAGCCCCTGGCATATAATCAAAAAGATGTTATCAAACCGCAATTTGTCGTCGAAAAACTCTACCAGCTCACCCAGGGCGACGCCATTATAACTACCGAGGTCGGCCAGAATCAGATGTGGGCGGCCCAGTATTATCTCTTTGATAAACCCAACCGCTTTATTACTTCAGGCGGCCTGGGCTGCATGGGTTTCGGACTTCCGGCCGCCATCGGAGCGCAGCTTGCCTGCCCGGATAAACTGGTGGTCGACGTTGCCGGAGACGGCAGTATCCAGATGAACATCCAGGAAATGGCAACCGCCGTCCAGTGCGGTCTGGCGGTAAAAGTGGTGATCCTGAACAACGGTTATCTGGGGATGGTCAGACAATGGCAGCAACTGTTCTTCGACAAGCGCTATTCCGCCACCTGTCTGGATTATGCCCCCGATTTTGTAAAGCTGGCTGAAGCTTACGGCGCTGTCGGCTTAAGGGCCACAAAACCCGAAGAGGTCGAGCCGGTGCTCAAAGAAGGGCTTTTTTCCAAAAATACCGTTATTATGGATTTTCAGGTAGAAAAAGAAGAATGTGTATACCCCATGGTT